In a genomic window of Microbacterium amylolyticum:
- a CDS encoding endonuclease/exonuclease/phosphatase family protein yields MTVPLPSPSAPPSIRVLTWNIWCGGREVAHSAAKQIDVLRDQCADIVLLQEAWEGSAAPLAAALDMGVAQQGYDNAVLSPHPARLIATGTDPYASAAIVSTFLGEVLAWSVHLAPWDYGPYRHGASAGEKNTAFGAEREVPGEEERAEQIRSVLTETERILAGHGEMPVIIAGDFNVPSPQDWNGHHRPDVAWPATQILLDAGYADAFRDIHPDPGAAPGLTWAQIHTLEDEPRDRIDFIFTRGLTAVAADHYGSVIDDENRTGFTEHGGSNAYIPHHADNAFPSDHLAVRAALAATPVG; encoded by the coding sequence ATGACCGTTCCCCTGCCTTCTCCCTCGGCCCCGCCGTCGATCCGCGTGCTCACCTGGAACATCTGGTGCGGCGGTCGCGAGGTGGCACATTCTGCCGCCAAACAGATCGATGTTCTCCGCGACCAGTGCGCCGACATCGTTCTGCTCCAGGAAGCGTGGGAAGGATCGGCTGCGCCTCTTGCCGCGGCCCTCGACATGGGCGTCGCTCAGCAGGGATACGATAACGCCGTCCTCAGCCCGCATCCGGCACGGCTGATCGCGACCGGAACGGATCCGTATGCGAGCGCCGCGATCGTCTCAACGTTCCTTGGCGAGGTTCTCGCCTGGTCCGTGCACCTTGCACCGTGGGACTACGGTCCCTACCGGCACGGCGCATCAGCCGGCGAGAAGAACACCGCCTTTGGCGCAGAACGGGAGGTTCCGGGCGAGGAGGAACGAGCGGAGCAAATTCGATCGGTTCTCACAGAGACGGAACGCATTCTCGCCGGGCACGGTGAGATGCCGGTGATCATCGCGGGAGACTTTAACGTTCCTTCGCCCCAGGACTGGAACGGCCACCACCGTCCAGATGTCGCGTGGCCCGCCACGCAGATTCTCCTCGACGCTGGCTACGCTGACGCGTTCCGGGACATCCACCCCGACCCTGGCGCTGCGCCCGGGCTGACGTGGGCACAGATTCACACTCTCGAAGATGAGCCGCGCGATCGCATCGACTTCATCTTCACGCGCGGGCTCACCGCAGTGGCGGCCGACCACTACGGCTCTGTGATCGACGACGAGAACCGGACGGGCTTCACCGAACACGGCGGAAGCAACGCGTATATTCCCCACCACGCGGACAACGCGTTTCCCAGCGATCACCTCGCCGTTCGCGCCGCTTTGGCCGCGACACCGGTAGGCTGA